In Rhodobium gokarnense, one DNA window encodes the following:
- a CDS encoding FAD-dependent monooxygenase, with translation MADVVIVGAGVCGTLTAALLSRQGIDVTLIDARHPCPPTFKCEFVGVDQAERLKRLGFLDLVAAHSTPITRVTDAWMGTAVSTGPTEHYGILYHDLVNLLRGALPEAIDFRTARVTSIATGEDGPMVELDQGETLRPKLVVLTTGHAPKLLTRLGLTRNIISPSHSVSLGMTIEATEADGFSFQDMTYWGDREDSDIALATFFPVAEGMRLNIFAYWTGDDPRIAEIANAPAETLFRLMPGLKRVTGDFRVRGRIDRFALNLYRTEGPALPGIVLTGDAYSAVCPTTGTGLTKVLNDVEILTGTYAPQWLKAGTISAADVARFYGDDRKREVDAETAALTMRMRRTAKDTALKWRLRRTARRLKRRVWKEAATRLKRAA, from the coding sequence ATGGCCGATGTTGTCATTGTCGGCGCCGGCGTCTGTGGCACGCTGACGGCGGCGCTGCTCTCCCGCCAGGGCATCGATGTCACCCTGATCGACGCGCGGCACCCCTGCCCGCCGACCTTCAAATGCGAGTTCGTCGGCGTGGACCAGGCCGAGCGACTGAAGCGGCTCGGGTTCCTCGACCTTGTTGCCGCGCACTCAACGCCGATCACGCGCGTCACCGACGCCTGGATGGGCACGGCCGTCAGCACCGGGCCGACCGAGCACTACGGCATCCTCTACCACGACCTCGTAAATCTTCTGCGCGGCGCCCTGCCGGAGGCGATCGACTTCCGCACCGCACGGGTCACCTCGATCGCGACCGGCGAGGACGGACCCATGGTCGAACTGGATCAGGGCGAGACACTTCGGCCAAAGCTCGTGGTCCTGACCACCGGCCATGCCCCAAAACTCCTCACCCGTCTCGGCCTCACCCGCAACATAATCAGCCCGTCGCACAGCGTCTCGCTCGGCATGACCATCGAGGCGACGGAGGCCGACGGCTTTTCGTTCCAGGACATGACCTATTGGGGCGACCGCGAGGACTCCGACATCGCGCTTGCCACCTTCTTTCCGGTCGCGGAAGGCATGCGCCTCAACATCTTCGCCTACTGGACCGGCGACGACCCGCGCATCGCGGAAATCGCTAATGCCCCGGCCGAAACCCTCTTCCGCCTGATGCCCGGCCTCAAACGGGTCACCGGCGACTTCCGCGTCCGCGGCCGGATCGACCGCTTCGCCCTCAACCTCTACCGCACCGAAGGGCCGGCCCTCCCCGGCATCGTGCTGACCGGCGACGCCTATTCCGCCGTCTGTCCGACCACCGGCACAGGCCTTACCAAGGTGCTCAACGACGTGGAGATCCTGACCGGCACCTACGCGCCGCAATGGCTGAAAGCCGGCACCATCTCGGCCGCGGACGTCGCCCGCTTCTACGGCGACGACCGAAAGCGAGAGGTCGATGCGGAAACCGCCGCCCTCACCATGCGCATGCGCCGGACCGCCAAGGACACCGCCCTCAAATGGCGCCTGAGGCGCACCGCACGGCGGCTCAAGCGGCGGGTCTGGAAAGAAGCAGCGACGAGGCTGAAGCGCGCAGCGTGA
- a CDS encoding arginyltransferase, producing MTRQYIDNPQFYLTAPSPCPYLRGRQERKVFTHLVGARASTLNDILTQGGFRRSQNIAYRPACEGCRACVSVRVDTEHFEDSRSFRRIRNRNADLIGREGGPKPSSEQYSLFRSYLDARHADGGMADMTVLDYAMMVEDTHVDTMVIEYRLRGPDSGITEAGDGPLVATALTDVLSDGLSMVYSFFDTEMPDRSLGTHMILDHIARARARGLPYVYLGYWVDGSPKMDYKTRFQPQEKLGPHGWE from the coding sequence ATGACACGGCAATATATCGACAATCCGCAATTCTACCTGACGGCGCCGTCTCCCTGCCCCTATCTGCGGGGGCGCCAGGAGCGCAAGGTGTTTACCCACCTCGTCGGCGCCCGGGCTTCCACGCTCAATGACATCCTCACCCAGGGCGGGTTCCGGCGCTCCCAGAACATTGCCTACCGGCCGGCCTGCGAGGGCTGCCGGGCCTGTGTCTCCGTGCGTGTCGACACAGAACACTTCGAGGACAGCCGCTCGTTCCGGCGCATCCGCAACCGCAACGCCGACCTGATCGGCCGCGAGGGCGGACCAAAGCCGTCTTCCGAGCAGTACTCCCTGTTCCGCAGCTATCTGGATGCGCGCCACGCCGACGGCGGCATGGCCGACATGACCGTGCTCGACTACGCCATGATGGTCGAGGACACCCATGTGGACACCATGGTCATCGAATACCGCCTGCGCGGCCCCGACAGCGGCATCACGGAGGCCGGCGACGGCCCGCTGGTGGCGACCGCCCTCACCGATGTGCTCTCCGACGGCCTGTCCATGGTCTATTCCTTCTTCGACACGGAGATGCCCGACCGCAGCCTCGGCACCCACATGATCCTCGACCACATCGCCCGGGCGCGGGCGCGGGGCCTTCCTTACGTCTATCTCGGCTACTGGGTCGATGGCTCGCCGAAGATGGACTACAAGACGCGCTTCCAGCCCCAGGAAAAGCTCGGCCCGCACGGCTGGGAATAG
- a CDS encoding proline dehydrogenase family protein — protein MLRRLWQSAMIGLARSSSLKGWIQKNRTAAAMMQRYVAGGTAKDAVATARDLAAKGISVSLFYLGEYVETREGIDEAVREKLSAIKALSEAGLDIHVSVDPTQIGLGVSSDLMTENARVIGKALANAARGPGRHCLMLDMEDHTTVDATLALHDDLAADGVPVAVTMQAYLKRTEADLAARIRPGGMVRLVKGAFVAGPEIAHVGNAAIKENSRRLIDLMLSEKARDRGFYPVIATHDDRLQAYAIERAEANGWALDAYEFEMLFGVRTKLAETLAASGHRIRLYTPFGRDWWPYGIRRIGENPASLPLLVRSVVSG, from the coding sequence CGCTGAAGGGCTGGATCCAGAAGAACCGCACGGCCGCCGCCATGATGCAGCGCTATGTGGCGGGCGGTACGGCCAAAGATGCCGTCGCCACCGCCCGAGACCTTGCCGCAAAGGGCATCTCCGTCTCCCTGTTCTATCTCGGCGAATATGTCGAGACCCGCGAGGGCATCGACGAGGCGGTCCGCGAAAAGCTCTCTGCGATCAAGGCGCTTTCGGAGGCCGGCCTCGATATCCACGTCTCCGTCGATCCGACCCAGATCGGCCTCGGCGTGTCGTCCGACCTGATGACGGAGAACGCGCGCGTTATCGGCAAGGCGCTGGCAAACGCCGCCCGCGGCCCCGGCCGCCATTGCCTGATGCTCGACATGGAAGACCACACAACAGTCGACGCCACGCTCGCCCTCCACGACGACCTCGCCGCAGACGGCGTCCCCGTCGCCGTCACCATGCAGGCCTATCTGAAGCGCACCGAAGCGGACCTTGCAGCCCGCATCCGGCCGGGCGGCATGGTCCGCCTCGTCAAGGGCGCCTTCGTCGCCGGCCCCGAGATCGCCCATGTCGGCAACGCCGCCATCAAGGAGAACTCGCGCCGGCTCATCGACCTCATGCTGTCGGAAAAAGCCCGCGACCGCGGCTTCTATCCCGTCATCGCGACCCACGACGACCGCCTGCAGGCCTACGCCATCGAACGCGCCGAGGCCAACGGCTGGGCCCTCGACGCCTACGAATTCGAAATGCTCTTCGGCGTGAGAACCAAGCTCGCCGAAACCCTCGCCGCAAGCGGCCACCGCATCCGCCTCTACACCCCCTTCGGCCGCGACTGGTGGCCCTACGGCATCCGCCGCATCGGCGAAAACCCCGCGAGTTTGCCGCTGCTGGTGAGGTCGGTCGTCAGCGGGTAG
- a CDS encoding SLC13 family permease — MAFAPDIQMWLTFAVIGVTVILYALEKLSIEVVSLGSIVALILVFTIFPMPGPVQVTPADLLAGFANPALITVLSLLIVGQALFHTDALEKPVRAMARFARGRKMLAMLVALGGAGLISAFLNNTPVVVMLLPVMTAIAAIQNVSASRILMPLSFITILGGMTTLIGSSTNLLAADVAAHAGAVTLSFFSFTPIASIMAVSGAIYVLAVMPRLLKPRQNMAEELRSASGKQFIAQIEIRSGHPLVGQKAVAGFFPALKDMTVRLVQRGGDPILPPFENVTLGVGDTVIVAATRSTLSAALTGRTTLISGRHPPMDPGERKGQPDELTLAEAIVAPGSRLTGRTITNSGLSSDTDCVVLGIQRRSRMPRMPMRDIRLEAGDVLLFAGRRDDVEGLRANHDVILMEWSASEVPQRQFAGRALFIFAAVVVLAATGVVPIITSALAGALAMLAFRCLNVRQAVRAIDGRIVMLVGAALANATALEATGGAATVAAAMVAAMEGQSATVLLSGLFLLIALLTNVLSNNATAVLFTPIAIGIAARAGLPSEPFVVAVILGANCSFATPIGYQTNLLVMGPGHYRFADFLRAGIPLVLLMWIVFTLVAPMVYGL, encoded by the coding sequence ATGGCGTTCGCGCCCGACATTCAGATGTGGCTGACTTTCGCCGTTATCGGCGTGACGGTCATCCTCTATGCGCTGGAAAAGCTCTCCATCGAGGTCGTCTCGCTCGGCTCGATCGTCGCGCTGATCCTCGTCTTCACGATCTTTCCGATGCCTGGGCCGGTTCAGGTGACGCCGGCGGACCTGCTCGCGGGCTTTGCCAATCCTGCCCTCATCACTGTGCTCTCGCTGCTCATCGTCGGCCAGGCGCTGTTCCACACCGACGCGCTGGAAAAGCCGGTCCGCGCCATGGCGCGGTTCGCCCGCGGCCGCAAGATGCTGGCGATGCTGGTCGCACTCGGCGGGGCGGGCCTGATCAGCGCCTTCCTCAACAACACGCCCGTCGTCGTCATGCTGTTGCCGGTGATGACGGCGATCGCCGCGATCCAGAACGTGTCGGCCTCGCGCATCCTGATGCCGCTGTCCTTCATCACCATCCTCGGCGGCATGACGACGCTGATCGGCTCGTCCACCAACTTGCTTGCGGCCGATGTCGCCGCCCATGCCGGCGCCGTCACCCTTTCCTTCTTCTCCTTCACGCCGATCGCCTCGATCATGGCGGTCTCCGGCGCAATCTATGTGCTGGCCGTCATGCCGCGGCTCCTGAAGCCGCGCCAGAACATGGCCGAGGAACTGCGCTCCGCCTCCGGCAAGCAGTTCATCGCCCAGATCGAGATCCGCTCCGGCCATCCGCTGGTCGGCCAGAAAGCCGTCGCCGGCTTCTTCCCGGCGCTCAAGGACATGACCGTGCGGCTCGTCCAGCGCGGCGGCGACCCGATCCTGCCGCCGTTCGAGAACGTGACGCTCGGCGTCGGCGACACCGTCATCGTCGCCGCCACGCGCTCGACCCTTTCCGCCGCCCTCACCGGCAGGACGACGCTGATCTCCGGCCGCCACCCGCCGATGGACCCGGGAGAGCGCAAGGGCCAGCCGGACGAGCTGACGCTCGCCGAGGCGATCGTTGCCCCCGGTTCGCGCCTGACCGGGCGGACCATCACCAATTCGGGCCTTTCCTCCGACACCGACTGCGTCGTCCTCGGCATCCAGCGGCGCTCGCGCATGCCGCGCATGCCGATGCGCGATATCCGGCTGGAGGCCGGCGACGTGCTGCTCTTTGCCGGCCGGCGCGACGATGTGGAGGGCCTTCGCGCCAACCACGACGTCATCCTGATGGAATGGTCGGCAAGCGAGGTGCCGCAGCGCCAGTTCGCCGGCCGGGCGCTCTTCATCTTCGCCGCCGTCGTCGTCCTTGCCGCCACCGGCGTCGTTCCGATCATCACCTCCGCGCTTGCCGGAGCGCTCGCCATGCTGGCGTTCCGCTGCCTCAATGTGCGCCAGGCCGTGCGCGCCATCGACGGGCGCATCGTCATGCTGGTCGGCGCGGCACTCGCCAACGCCACCGCGCTGGAGGCGACCGGCGGCGCGGCAACCGTCGCCGCGGCGATGGTCGCTGCCATGGAGGGCCAGTCGGCGACGGTGCTGCTCTCCGGCCTCTTCCTCCTCATCGCCCTTCTCACCAACGTCCTTTCCAACAATGCGACGGCCGTGCTCTTCACGCCGATCGCCATCGGCATCGCCGCCCGCGCGGGCCTTCCGTCCGAGCCCTTCGTCGTCGCCGTCATCCTCGGCGCCAACTGCTCCTTCGCGACGCCGATCGGCTACCAGACCAACCTCCTCGTCATGGGACCGGGGCACTACCGCTTCGCCGATTTCCTGCGCGCCGGCATTCCCCTCGTGCTCCTGATGTGGATTGTCTTCACACTGGTCGCGCCAATGGTTTATGGTCTGTGA
- a CDS encoding protein adenylyltransferase SelO: MLPFQNTYSELPDRFFARMEPSPVKAPALIRLNEGLAEALGLDPVVLSSPEGVDMLSGNRFPETADPIALAYAGHQFGNFVPQLGDGRAVLVGEVVDPEGIRFDLHLKGSGRTPFSRGGDGRAAVGPVLREYIVAEAMHALGIPTTRALAAVSTGEPVYREARLPGAVLARVALSHVRVGTFQYFAAREDVDAIARLGRHVIDRLYPELAAAERPALALLEAVVARQARLIARWMSVGFIHGVMNTDNMAISGETIDFGPCAFMDFYHPGRVYSSIDHYGRYAFGNQPAMAQWNLAQFAQCVLPLIDRDLEAAVVPAQAAIDAFPALFEREKLEVFAAKLGFSGPRQGDGELLQELLEAMSRNEADFTLTFRRLAQSLEADTDRGSRSLFVDPTEFDRWAGKWRARLDEEGVPLSEIAARLNAANPIYIPRNHMVEEALHAAVDRDDMQPFETLLKVLADPFTEREGLERFSLPPEPGEEVRQTFCGT, translated from the coding sequence TTGCTTCCCTTCCAAAACACCTATTCCGAACTCCCCGACCGCTTCTTTGCCCGCATGGAGCCGTCGCCGGTCAAAGCGCCGGCGCTGATCCGGCTGAATGAGGGTTTGGCCGAGGCCCTCGGGCTCGACCCGGTCGTGCTGTCCTCGCCCGAGGGCGTCGACATGCTGTCCGGCAATCGCTTTCCGGAAACGGCCGATCCGATCGCCCTGGCCTATGCCGGCCACCAGTTCGGCAATTTCGTGCCGCAGCTCGGCGACGGGCGGGCCGTGCTCGTCGGCGAAGTGGTGGACCCGGAGGGCATTCGCTTCGATCTGCACCTCAAGGGCTCGGGCCGAACCCCGTTTTCGCGCGGCGGCGACGGGCGCGCCGCGGTCGGACCGGTGCTCCGCGAATATATCGTCGCCGAGGCGATGCACGCGCTCGGGATCCCGACGACGCGAGCGCTCGCGGCCGTCAGTACCGGCGAGCCGGTCTATCGCGAGGCGCGGCTGCCCGGCGCGGTGCTTGCGCGCGTGGCCTTGAGCCACGTGCGCGTCGGCACCTTCCAGTATTTCGCCGCGCGCGAGGACGTCGACGCCATCGCCCGGCTCGGCCGGCACGTCATCGACCGACTGTATCCGGAACTGGCCGCAGCGGAACGGCCTGCCCTCGCCCTGCTTGAGGCCGTCGTCGCGCGCCAGGCCCGGCTGATCGCCCGGTGGATGTCCGTCGGCTTCATCCATGGCGTCATGAACACCGACAACATGGCGATCTCGGGCGAGACCATCGATTTCGGTCCCTGCGCCTTCATGGATTTCTATCATCCCGGCCGGGTCTACAGCTCCATCGACCATTACGGCCGCTACGCCTTCGGCAACCAGCCGGCCATGGCGCAATGGAACCTGGCGCAATTCGCCCAGTGCGTGCTTCCGCTGATCGACCGGGACTTGGAGGCGGCCGTCGTGCCGGCGCAAGCGGCCATCGACGCCTTCCCGGCGCTGTTCGAGCGGGAAAAGCTGGAGGTCTTTGCCGCGAAGCTCGGCTTTTCCGGGCCGCGCCAGGGCGACGGGGAGCTGTTGCAGGAACTGCTTGAGGCGATGTCGCGAAACGAGGCGGACTTCACCCTAACCTTCCGCCGGCTTGCCCAAAGCCTTGAAGCGGATACGGATCGCGGATCGCGGTCGCTCTTCGTCGATCCGACCGAGTTCGACCGCTGGGCGGGGAAATGGCGGGCGCGGCTCGACGAAGAAGGCGTTCCCCTCTCCGAGATCGCCGCGCGGCTCAACGCCGCCAACCCGATCTACATTCCGCGCAACCACATGGTCGAGGAGGCGCTTCACGCCGCCGTCGACCGCGACGACATGCAGCCCTTCGAGACGCTGCTCAAGGTGCTGGCCGATCCCTTCACCGAGCGGGAGGGGCTGGAGCGTTTTTCGCTGCCGCCGGAGCCGGGCGAGGAAGTCCGCCAGACCTTTTGCGGAACTTGA
- a CDS encoding RDD family protein, producing MSDTTDRSRYDNRDFVFDPVRQPELFDDVRRRRIFAFLLDVVAIAALTFVTGVAVFVLGLLTFGLGWLIYAFLWQAVALLYTAFTLGGPNSATPGMRAMGLEMRLWDGAPMYPLLAAVHALGYWLSVVFLTPFVLLVSLISDRKRLLHDMLLGTVVINSPGDAEYGRFGRFER from the coding sequence ATGAGCGACACCACCGACCGTTCGAGATACGACAACCGCGATTTCGTCTTCGATCCCGTGCGCCAGCCGGAACTGTTCGACGACGTGCGCCGGCGGCGCATCTTCGCCTTTCTCCTCGACGTCGTCGCCATTGCCGCGCTGACCTTCGTTACCGGCGTTGCCGTCTTCGTGCTCGGGCTCCTCACCTTCGGCCTCGGCTGGCTGATCTACGCCTTCCTCTGGCAGGCCGTCGCCCTCCTCTACACCGCCTTCACGCTCGGCGGGCCGAACTCGGCCACCCCCGGCATGCGGGCGATGGGGCTGGAGATGCGGCTTTGGGACGGCGCGCCGATGTACCCCCTGCTCGCCGCGGTCCACGCCCTCGGCTACTGGCTGTCGGTGGTGTTCCTGACGCCCTTCGTGCTCTTGGTGTCGCTGATCTCCGACCGCAAGCGCCTGTTGCACGACATGCTGCTTGGCACCGTCGTCATCAATTCGCCGGGCGATGCGGAATACGGACGCTTCGGCCGGTTTGAACGTTAG
- the parC gene encoding DNA topoisomerase IV subunit A: MGNEVIPPSGGVESVNLREALEERYLAYALSTIMHRALPDVRDGLKPVHRRLLYAMRLLKLDPGAGFKKCARVVGDVMGKFHPHGDQAIYDAMVRLAQDFSVRYPLVEGQGNFGNIDGDNAAAMRYTEARLTEIAHRLLDGIDEDAVDFRETYDGEDREPIVLPGGFPNLLANGSAGIAVGMATSIPPHNAAELCIAARHLIKHPNATIDKLVDYVPGPDFPTGGIIVDSRESIVEAYTTGRGGFRVRSRWHQEDQKRGTWVIVVTEIPYQVQKARLIEKIAELLQARRLPLLADIRDESAEDVRIVLEPRARTVDPALMMESLFKLTDLESRVPLNMNVLSRGQVPNVLGLRDVLQQWLEHRQEVLVRRARHRLGKIEHRLEVLGGYLIAYLNLDEVIRIIREEDEPKKELMRTFELTDVQAEAILNMRLRALRKLEELEIRKEHEALTAEKAEIEALLGSEDAQWKKISDELTEIAKAYGQNTDLGKRRTDFGEAPEHQDADIKEAMIEREPITVVISEKGWIRALKGHGQDLSSLAFKQGDKLGHAFPAETTDKILVFSTGGRFYTLSADRLPGGRGHGEPVRIMVDMDQDQDVVAVFVHRPGRKLLVAATDGRGFVVPEDDVIASTRKGKQVLTVTGTDEAKICRPLSRDGASGDTVAVVGQNRKLLIFPLEQVPEMGRGRGVRLQRYKDGGISDVRVFSGDAGLTWSDSAGRTHTRSLDELAEWRGERAQAGRIAPTGFPRGNRFGDEGL; the protein is encoded by the coding sequence ATGGGAAACGAGGTGATTCCCCCGTCCGGCGGGGTTGAGAGCGTCAATCTGCGCGAGGCGCTGGAAGAGCGCTATTTGGCCTATGCGCTCTCCACGATCATGCACCGCGCCCTGCCGGATGTGCGCGACGGGCTGAAGCCGGTCCACCGGCGGCTGCTCTATGCCATGCGGCTGTTGAAGCTCGACCCCGGCGCCGGCTTCAAGAAGTGCGCCCGCGTCGTCGGCGACGTCATGGGTAAGTTCCACCCGCATGGCGACCAGGCGATCTACGACGCCATGGTGCGCCTCGCCCAGGATTTTTCCGTCCGCTATCCGCTGGTCGAGGGCCAGGGCAATTTCGGCAATATCGACGGCGATAACGCCGCCGCCATGCGCTACACCGAGGCGCGGCTGACCGAGATCGCCCATCGCCTGCTCGACGGCATCGACGAGGACGCGGTCGACTTCCGCGAGACCTATGACGGCGAGGACAGGGAGCCGATCGTCCTGCCGGGCGGTTTTCCGAACCTCCTCGCCAACGGTTCGGCCGGCATCGCCGTCGGCATGGCGACCTCCATCCCGCCGCACAACGCGGCCGAGCTGTGCATCGCCGCGCGCCACCTGATCAAGCACCCGAACGCCACCATCGACAAGCTGGTCGACTATGTGCCGGGCCCCGATTTCCCGACCGGCGGCATCATCGTCGACAGCCGCGAGAGCATCGTCGAGGCCTACACCACCGGCCGTGGCGGGTTCCGCGTGCGGTCCCGCTGGCACCAGGAAGACCAGAAGCGCGGCACCTGGGTCATCGTCGTCACCGAGATCCCCTATCAGGTGCAAAAGGCGCGGCTGATCGAAAAGATCGCTGAACTGCTGCAAGCCCGGCGCCTGCCGCTGCTCGCCGATATCCGCGACGAGTCGGCCGAGGACGTGCGCATCGTGCTGGAGCCAAGGGCGCGCACGGTCGATCCCGCCCTGATGATGGAGTCCCTCTTCAAGCTGACCGACCTGGAAAGCCGCGTTCCGCTCAACATGAACGTCCTGTCCCGCGGCCAGGTGCCGAACGTCCTGGGCCTCCGCGATGTGTTGCAGCAATGGCTCGAACATCGCCAGGAAGTGCTGGTCCGCCGCGCGCGCCACAGGCTCGGCAAGATCGAGCACCGGCTGGAGGTCCTCGGCGGCTACCTCATCGCCTATCTCAATCTCGACGAGGTCATCCGTATCATCCGCGAGGAGGACGAGCCGAAGAAGGAGCTGATGCGCACCTTCGAGCTGACCGACGTCCAAGCCGAAGCGATCCTCAACATGCGGCTGCGCGCGTTGCGCAAGCTCGAAGAGCTGGAAATCCGCAAGGAACACGAGGCGCTGACGGCGGAAAAGGCCGAGATCGAGGCGCTGCTCGGCTCCGAGGACGCCCAGTGGAAGAAGATTTCCGACGAGCTGACCGAGATCGCCAAGGCCTACGGCCAGAACACGGACCTCGGCAAGCGCCGCACGGATTTCGGCGAGGCGCCGGAGCACCAGGACGCCGACATCAAGGAGGCGATGATCGAGCGCGAGCCGATCACCGTCGTCATTTCCGAAAAGGGCTGGATCCGCGCCCTGAAGGGCCACGGCCAGGACCTTTCCAGCCTCGCCTTCAAGCAGGGCGACAAGCTGGGCCACGCTTTTCCGGCCGAGACAACCGACAAGATCCTCGTCTTTTCCACGGGCGGGCGCTTCTACACGCTGTCGGCCGACCGCCTGCCCGGCGGGCGCGGCCATGGCGAGCCGGTGCGAATCATGGTCGACATGGACCAGGACCAGGACGTCGTCGCCGTCTTTGTTCACCGCCCGGGCCGCAAGCTGCTGGTCGCGGCGACGGACGGGCGCGGCTTCGTCGTGCCGGAGGACGACGTCATCGCGAGCACGCGAAAGGGCAAGCAGGTCCTGACCGTCACCGGGACGGACGAAGCGAAAATCTGCCGCCCGCTGTCGCGCGACGGCGCCTCGGGCGACACGGTCGCCGTCGTCGGCCAGAACAGAAAACTCCTGATCTTTCCGCTGGAACAGGTTCCGGAAATGGGTCGCGGCCGCGGCGTCCGCCTGCAGCGCTACAAGGACGGCGGCATATCGGATGTGCGCGTGTTCTCCGGCGACGCGGGCCTCACCTGGTCGGACTCCGCGGGGCGCACCCACACAAGAAGCCTCGACGAACTCGCCGAATGGCGCGGCGAACGCGCCCAGGCCGGCCGCATCGCCCCGACGGGTTTTCCGCGCGGGAACCGGTTCGGGGATGAGGGGCTTTAG